A genomic stretch from Phycisphaerae bacterium includes:
- a CDS encoding DsbA family protein: MRSASTRFGFSDRLVLHIAVAIVATVGFFSLAGGSCGGNPVTDPNDPNYVGAPGSNPDGNTGGNVDGEKPPLNANDHILGDVNAPVTVIEYADFQCPFCGTFARTEFDTIKANYIDTGRVRWVFRHFPLRNIHDRAEPSARASECAADQGSFYPYLELTFATVNGSNAAILTDSQLQQHAATLGLDTTQFNACFPPGDSKAARVQQDFDSGVALGLTGTPTFFVENERFTGFQTAAQLSAVIERHLNN, encoded by the coding sequence ATGAGATCTGCTTCAACACGATTCGGGTTTTCGGATCGGCTTGTGCTTCACATAGCGGTAGCCATTGTGGCCACGGTGGGGTTCTTCAGCCTCGCCGGCGGGTCCTGCGGCGGAAACCCGGTCACCGACCCCAACGATCCTAATTACGTGGGCGCGCCGGGCTCCAACCCCGACGGGAACACGGGCGGAAACGTCGACGGCGAAAAACCGCCGCTCAACGCCAACGATCACATCCTTGGCGACGTCAACGCCCCCGTCACCGTCATCGAGTATGCCGATTTCCAATGCCCCTTCTGCGGCACCTTCGCCCGTACCGAGTTCGACACCATCAAGGCGAACTACATCGACACCGGGCGGGTGCGCTGGGTCTTCCGGCATTTTCCATTGCGCAATATTCACGACCGCGCCGAGCCTTCCGCCCGCGCCTCGGAATGCGCCGCCGACCAGGGGAGCTTTTATCCTTACCTGGAGTTGACCTTCGCCACGGTCAACGGCAGCAACGCGGCCATCCTCACCGATAGCCAACTGCAACAGCACGCCGCGACGCTCGGCCTCGACACCACGCAGTTCAACGCCTGCTTTCCGCCGGGCGACAGCAAGGCCGCCCGTGTCCAGCAGGATTTCGACTCCGGCGTCGCCCTCGGCCTTACCGGCACGCCGACTTTTTTCGTGGAAAACG